Proteins found in one Cytobacillus luteolus genomic segment:
- the cls gene encoding cardiolipin synthase, with translation MNVIATVFAVLMILFLWLRIDYKLGRKKHLSIVNKREFPERKSNLKLFTEGNSLFTDLFNEIENAKEHIHILFYIVKDDKISREFLTRLKKKAQEGVEVRLLVDWVGNKISKEMKVDLKKSGVQLFECHIPRFPYLFYSLNARNHRKVTVIDGKIGYLGGYNVGKEYLGNDSKFGFWRDYHLKIEGKGVQDLQMQFLYDWKDRTTIDLTQNPNYFPPLIEGQSYMKLVPTDGAYLQSHFLELLNTAKKEVKIGSPYFIPGSKLSNAILYALKRGVKVTILLPRKADHLFVKEAAVPYFQPLLKAGAKIYFYEKGFYHAKVFIIDDVICDIGTANFDKRSLYLNHEINCYIYDKTVIQEVKAQFSEDLAFSTEITLESLQNRSIFQKWKESFSTLISAFL, from the coding sequence ATGAATGTAATAGCTACTGTGTTCGCTGTATTAATGATTCTATTCTTGTGGCTCCGAATTGATTACAAGCTTGGCCGAAAAAAACATTTATCGATCGTTAATAAGCGTGAATTTCCTGAGCGTAAAAGTAATCTCAAGCTTTTTACTGAAGGGAACAGCCTGTTTACGGATCTCTTTAATGAGATTGAGAATGCAAAAGAACATATTCATATCCTGTTTTATATTGTAAAAGATGATAAAATCAGTCGGGAATTTCTTACTCGTCTTAAAAAGAAAGCACAAGAAGGAGTAGAGGTACGATTACTGGTCGATTGGGTTGGCAATAAAATCTCAAAAGAAATGAAGGTAGACTTAAAAAAGAGTGGAGTTCAATTATTTGAATGTCACATCCCTAGGTTTCCTTATTTGTTTTACTCTTTGAATGCTAGAAATCATCGAAAAGTAACAGTAATTGATGGCAAAATTGGTTATCTAGGTGGCTATAACGTTGGGAAAGAATATCTCGGTAATGACTCAAAATTTGGTTTTTGGCGAGATTATCACTTAAAAATTGAAGGAAAAGGTGTACAAGATTTACAAATGCAATTTTTATATGATTGGAAGGACAGAACTACTATTGATTTAACTCAAAACCCAAATTATTTTCCACCACTAATCGAAGGCCAAAGCTATATGAAGCTCGTCCCAACAGATGGAGCATACCTACAAAGTCACTTTTTAGAACTATTAAATACTGCAAAAAAAGAAGTCAAGATAGGTTCACCGTATTTTATTCCTGGCTCAAAACTGTCAAATGCGATATTATATGCATTAAAACGGGGAGTAAAAGTGACAATCCTTTTACCTAGAAAGGCTGATCACTTATTTGTTAAAGAAGCTGCCGTCCCATATTTTCAACCACTTTTAAAAGCAGGCGCAAAAATTTATTTTTATGAAAAAGGCTTTTACCATGCAAAGGTGTTTATTATTGATGATGTTATCTGTGATATTGGCACCGCAAATTTTGATAAGCGTAGCCTTTATTTAAACCATGAAATAAACTGCTACATTTATGATAAAACAGTTATTCAGGAGGTTAAGGCACAGTTTAGCGAGGATTTAGCCTTCTCTACTGAAATCACCCTAGAAAGCCTACAAAACCGCTCTATCTTCCAAAAATGGAAAGAATCATTCTCAACCCTTATATCAGCTTTTCTATAA